A part of Limihaloglobus sulfuriphilus genomic DNA contains:
- the ruvC gene encoding crossover junction endodeoxyribonuclease RuvC, with protein sequence MRLLGIDPGLRICGYAVIDADILGEKLIEAGTFRADPKLELAMRLDQIATDIDNILSSYEPDMMAVEELYSHYAHPKTAILMGHARGTIFQRAAAANVPVKGFSATRIKKSITGNGRATKQQMQRSIQTLLGLAEMPEPADVADAISIALCCANTLKIETDTITDIRKSKF encoded by the coding sequence ATGAGACTATTAGGCATAGACCCCGGGCTGAGAATATGCGGATACGCGGTTATAGACGCGGATATTCTCGGCGAAAAACTCATCGAAGCGGGTACATTCCGCGCCGACCCTAAACTTGAGCTGGCGATGAGGCTCGACCAGATCGCTACGGATATTGACAATATTTTATCAAGCTACGAGCCGGATATGATGGCGGTAGAAGAGCTGTATTCGCATTATGCCCACCCTAAGACCGCCATACTGATGGGACATGCCCGCGGCACAATTTTTCAGCGGGCGGCCGCGGCAAATGTACCGGTGAAGGGCTTCTCGGCTACAAGAATAAAAAAATCCATCACCGGCAACGGCAGAGCTACAAAACAGCAGATGCAGCGGTCTATACAAACACTGCTGGGGCTGGCCGAAATGCCCGAACCGGCAGACGTGGCGGACGCGATTTCAATCGCCCTGTGCTGCGCCAATACGCTGAAGATCGAAACAGATACAATAACAGACATACGAAAATCAAAATTCTAA
- a CDS encoding carbon storage regulator: MQVLIILAGMWVLVIGFDLVYERFFRKDNVRQDVAPLTGEKTKETSLSINRDESVLIGNKLGKIRVSYLGPDDDNRIRLSVTTPKKIKVFRKEKNGHEIRRDKKLYQKELEYWRREVRKQDKIRREKEFLVQPRVDELLLKSDDTAKKIASRCDVSVDFVEKRRETLENAGSFDTPLFD, translated from the coding sequence ATGCAGGTTTTGATAATACTTGCCGGGATGTGGGTCCTGGTTATCGGCTTTGACCTCGTTTATGAGCGGTTTTTCCGTAAGGATAATGTCCGCCAGGACGTTGCGCCGCTCACCGGTGAAAAGACAAAAGAAACCAGCCTCAGCATTAACCGTGACGAATCGGTGCTTATCGGCAATAAACTGGGCAAAATACGTGTTTCTTATCTTGGGCCTGATGATGACAACCGCATAAGGCTAAGCGTTACCACGCCGAAAAAGATCAAAGTGTTTCGCAAAGAGAAAAACGGCCATGAAATCCGCCGCGACAAGAAACTCTACCAGAAAGAGCTGGAATACTGGCGCCGCGAGGTGAGAAAACAGGACAAAATCCGCCGCGAAAAGGAATTCCTCGTACAGCCACGGGTTGATGAGTTGCTGCTCAAGAGTGATGACACAGCGAAGAAAATTGCTTCTCGCTGTGATGTGTCAGTTGATTTTGTGGAAAAACGCCGCGAAACCCTTGAAAACGCCGGCAGTTTTGACACACCCCTGTTTGATTAA
- the cysS gene encoding cysteine--tRNA ligase has protein sequence MALKFYNSLTRQKDVFTPLNEGRVSMYVCGPTVYGDSHLGHAKSYISFDIIYRYLKYLGYSVTYIQNITDVGHLTDDADEGEDKLQVAAKKERIHPMSLAEHYTASYFEDMDRLNCLRPDISPRASGHIPEQIALVQKLMDNGHAYEVNGSVYFDVASHKAYGKLSGRNLEDMRSGTRVDVKSEKRSPADFALWKKAEPNHIMQWDSPWGKGYPGWHLECSVMSMKYLGETIDIHGGGLENKFPHHECEIAQSEAANGKEFVRYWLHNNMVTVDGTKMGKSLNNFILLKQVFSGEHERLSRAYDPLAVRMLVLNSHYRSPLDFSDSALTAAQSGLDRITECVKSLRKAMEKADDGEADAKVLKQLEGFQHRFRKAMDDDINTSVALSVIYEMEKMTSTLLQKGRPNKKTLAAVNDMFNCLGGDVLGIVLKEYPRESGINQDLLDYLMGLVIEQRAKAREEKDWAKADEIRDKMAAFGVTFKDTPAGTDYEIK, from the coding sequence ATGGCTTTAAAATTTTATAACTCGCTTACAAGACAAAAAGACGTATTCACCCCTCTCAACGAGGGCCGTGTCAGCATGTACGTTTGCGGGCCTACGGTTTACGGGGATTCCCACTTAGGCCACGCAAAAAGCTACATCAGCTTTGACATCATATACAGATATCTCAAATACCTCGGCTACAGCGTAACCTATATCCAGAATATAACTGATGTTGGACATCTCACCGATGATGCGGACGAGGGCGAGGACAAGCTCCAGGTCGCGGCGAAAAAAGAACGCATCCACCCGATGTCGCTCGCCGAACACTACACCGCCAGCTATTTCGAGGACATGGACCGGCTCAACTGCCTGCGGCCGGATATCTCGCCCAGGGCCTCGGGACATATCCCCGAGCAGATAGCACTGGTACAGAAACTTATGGACAACGGGCACGCATACGAGGTGAACGGGTCGGTGTATTTTGACGTCGCCAGTCACAAAGCCTACGGAAAGCTCTCGGGCAGAAACCTCGAAGATATGCGAAGCGGCACAAGGGTTGACGTTAAGAGCGAAAAACGCAGCCCCGCGGATTTTGCCCTGTGGAAAAAGGCAGAGCCAAACCATATCATGCAGTGGGACAGCCCCTGGGGCAAAGGCTATCCGGGCTGGCACCTGGAATGCTCGGTGATGAGCATGAAATATCTCGGCGAGACTATCGACATACACGGCGGCGGGCTGGAAAACAAATTCCCCCATCATGAATGCGAAATCGCCCAGTCCGAGGCGGCTAACGGCAAAGAATTCGTCCGCTACTGGCTGCATAACAACATGGTAACCGTTGACGGGACGAAGATGGGCAAGAGCCTGAATAACTTTATCCTGCTAAAACAGGTTTTCAGCGGCGAGCATGAACGCCTCAGCCGAGCCTATGACCCGCTGGCGGTGCGTATGCTGGTTCTCAACAGCCATTACCGCAGTCCGCTGGATTTCTCCGACTCGGCTCTGACCGCCGCACAAAGCGGGCTTGACAGGATAACCGAGTGCGTAAAGTCTCTGCGAAAGGCAATGGAAAAGGCAGACGACGGTGAGGCGGATGCCAAGGTGCTAAAACAGCTTGAAGGTTTCCAGCATCGTTTCCGCAAGGCGATGGACGACGATATAAATACATCGGTCGCGCTCTCGGTGATATACGAGATGGAGAAGATGACCTCGACACTGCTGCAAAAGGGCAGGCCGAATAAAAAAACGCTCGCGGCGGTAAACGATATGTTCAACTGTCTCGGGGGAGACGTTCTCGGTATCGTTCTCAAGGAATACCCCCGGGAATCAGGCATAAACCAGGATTTGCTGGATTATCTTATGGGTCTGGTCATAGAACAGCGCGCAAAGGCCCGCGAAGAAAAAGACTGGGCAAAAGCCGATGAAATCCGTGATAAGATGGCGGCTTTCGGTGTTACCTTCAAGGACACCCCCGCCGGAACAGATTACGAGATAAAATGA
- a CDS encoding M20 family metallopeptidase, whose amino-acid sequence MPGRINTERLRELFRDMVNIYSPTGKEGQITEYLARYLYENDLPVTMREVTEGRRNIEVVFGPGSPELAFIGHIDTVPAFDIENYEYQEENGEVFGLGTADMKGGCAAMIEAFVSHIENGGKIENTALFLVVGEEDNGDGTAAMLEAMSFPWAIVAEPTNLVPCFDHFGYIEMLVQAYGRRRHASMAGRDQNAVFSLLRTLLRLAETIETEFPETVMNIRSVHSSESGFAVPGSSEAWLDMHIKPEQDSREFVSTLKKLADECLCGGAVTSHEITFPTIAGGYSLEQSGRLWEILKKAYSNQGIGWKPGTFKSHSDANLLRDAGCKPVILGPGRLARAHTRDEAVSFDEVAASAGLYRQMLSIMQP is encoded by the coding sequence ATGCCCGGCAGGATAAACACAGAGCGGCTTCGCGAGCTTTTCAGGGACATGGTAAACATCTACAGCCCCACCGGCAAAGAGGGCCAGATTACCGAATATCTGGCACGCTATCTCTATGAAAACGATCTTCCCGTCACCATGCGGGAGGTTACCGAGGGGCGGCGCAATATCGAGGTTGTTTTCGGACCCGGCTCTCCTGAGCTGGCGTTTATAGGCCATATTGATACTGTGCCGGCATTTGATATAGAAAACTACGAGTACCAGGAAGAAAACGGCGAGGTCTTCGGCCTTGGAACCGCCGACATGAAAGGCGGATGCGCGGCGATGATAGAGGCGTTTGTATCGCATATCGAAAACGGCGGCAAGATCGAAAACACAGCCCTCTTTCTCGTCGTCGGCGAAGAAGACAACGGCGACGGCACAGCCGCAATGCTCGAGGCTATGAGTTTTCCCTGGGCGATAGTCGCCGAGCCGACAAACCTGGTTCCATGCTTCGACCATTTCGGCTATATCGAAATGCTTGTGCAGGCCTACGGCAGACGCCGGCACGCCTCCATGGCAGGACGCGACCAGAACGCGGTTTTCAGCCTTTTGCGGACGCTTCTGCGGCTGGCTGAGACAATCGAGACCGAATTCCCCGAGACGGTAATGAACATACGCTCCGTTCACAGCTCCGAATCCGGCTTCGCGGTGCCCGGCAGCAGTGAGGCATGGCTGGATATGCACATAAAACCCGAACAGGACAGCCGCGAATTTGTAAGTACCCTGAAAAAACTTGCCGACGAGTGCCTCTGCGGCGGTGCGGTTACCAGCCATGAGATCACGTTTCCAACCATTGCCGGCGGCTACAGCCTCGAGCAGTCGGGCAGATTGTGGGAAATACTCAAAAAAGCATACTCAAACCAGGGAATTGGCTGGAAACCCGGAACCTTCAAGAGCCATTCTGACGCGAATCTACTGCGGGATGCAGGCTGCAAACCGGTAATTCTCGGCCCCGGCAGACTGGCAAGGGCTCATACCAGGGACGAGGCCGTCTCGTTCGACGAGGTAGCCGCCTCCGCCGGGCTCTACCGCCAGATGCTCTCTATTATGCAGCCTTAA
- a CDS encoding N-acetyltransferase produces MIIRQAKTSDAEAINELISRYAELDKMLFRSMASIYELIQTFAVAEEDGRVLGCGALSVVWKDLAEIKSLAVAEGCQGKGIGRSIVEFCLEKARSLGIKDVFALTLEPQFFEKLGFHRVNRLELPMKVWSDCAMCPKQDNCDEIALVISLK; encoded by the coding sequence ATGATAATACGACAAGCAAAAACCAGTGATGCCGAGGCGATAAACGAGTTAATCTCTCGTTATGCCGAGCTTGACAAGATGCTTTTTAGAAGCATGGCAAGCATTTATGAGCTTATCCAGACCTTTGCCGTTGCCGAAGAAGACGGCCGGGTCCTCGGCTGCGGCGCGCTGAGCGTGGTCTGGAAAGACCTTGCAGAGATAAAATCACTCGCTGTCGCCGAAGGCTGCCAGGGCAAGGGCATCGGCCGCTCAATTGTTGAATTCTGTCTGGAAAAGGCGCGTTCTCTGGGAATAAAAGATGTTTTTGCCCTGACACTTGAGCCGCAATTTTTCGAGAAACTCGGCTTTCACCGTGTAAACCGTCTTGAGCTGCCCATGAAGGTCTGGAGCGATTGCGCGATGTGCCCCAAACAGGACAACTGCGACGAAATCGCTTTGGTAATATCCCTCAAATAA
- a CDS encoding cation:proton antiporter: protein MAIGIAELILLGLIVEWAVRKIKLPGLVGLLILGVAMGPHFFNQINPETRSVAADWRMIALVVILLRAGLEMSKEALARVGFRAALMAFVPCIFEVAAVTLFAPMLLGITRLEAAMLGAVLGAVSPAVIVPLMIRFIQEGRGDDKGAPTLILAGASCDDAVAILLCGSFISMYTGAGVSIAKQAAHLPISIITGICAGIAAGVLFCRFFEKFNPRATKRVLILLGVSVIILSFQRYIERYFPFASLLAIMTMGFIILEKREHFAHELSSKLGKIWVFAQLLLFIFVGTEVNVPVALKAGLAGAAVIGIGLIGRSIAVQICMLGSGFNAKERVFLGVSYLPKATVQAAIGAAPLAAMKAGNMDTGPGEIILAVAAMSILLTAPLGSVAISWAGRNLLTVSEKPPNDSPARSAAMESR, encoded by the coding sequence ATGGCAATAGGAATCGCAGAGCTTATACTTCTTGGCCTTATTGTAGAATGGGCCGTTCGTAAAATAAAGCTGCCCGGACTGGTGGGCCTGCTGATACTGGGTGTGGCTATGGGGCCGCATTTTTTCAACCAGATAAACCCCGAGACAAGGTCAGTCGCGGCAGACTGGCGAATGATTGCGCTGGTGGTGATACTGCTGCGGGCGGGGCTGGAGATGAGCAAAGAGGCACTGGCACGGGTTGGTTTCCGCGCGGCTTTGATGGCGTTTGTGCCGTGTATCTTTGAAGTCGCCGCTGTTACACTCTTTGCGCCGATGCTGCTGGGGATAACCCGTCTGGAAGCGGCTATGCTCGGAGCCGTACTCGGTGCCGTATCGCCTGCGGTGATCGTGCCGCTGATGATAAGGTTTATCCAAGAAGGCCGCGGCGATGACAAGGGAGCACCAACGCTGATTCTCGCCGGCGCATCATGCGATGACGCGGTCGCGATACTGCTGTGCGGCTCGTTTATCAGCATGTACACAGGAGCCGGCGTGAGCATCGCAAAACAGGCCGCTCATCTGCCCATATCTATTATAACCGGAATCTGTGCAGGAATCGCGGCGGGGGTTCTGTTCTGCAGGTTCTTCGAGAAGTTCAATCCGCGGGCCACAAAACGCGTACTGATACTGCTGGGTGTCTCGGTAATTATCCTGAGCTTTCAGCGGTACATAGAGCGATATTTCCCCTTCGCTTCACTTCTGGCGATAATGACTATGGGCTTTATTATACTGGAAAAACGCGAGCATTTCGCACATGAGCTCTCATCAAAACTGGGTAAAATCTGGGTTTTCGCCCAGCTGCTTCTGTTTATATTCGTCGGCACAGAAGTAAACGTGCCCGTAGCCCTCAAGGCGGGCCTGGCAGGCGCTGCGGTTATCGGCATCGGCCTTATCGGACGCAGTATCGCCGTGCAGATTTGTATGCTCGGCAGCGGCTTTAACGCTAAAGAACGGGTTTTTCTCGGCGTTTCATACCTGCCCAAAGCCACGGTGCAGGCGGCAATCGGTGCGGCGCCTCTGGCGGCTATGAAAGCGGGAAATATGGATACCGGCCCGGGCGAGATTATACTGGCGGTCGCGGCGATGAGTATCCTCTTAACCGCCCCGCTGGGCTCGGTTGCTATTTCCTGGGCGGGCAGAAACCTGCTGACGGTATCAGAAAAGCCCCCCAACGATTCACCCGCAAGGTCAGCGGCGATGGAAAGCAGATAA
- a CDS encoding ATP-dependent Clp protease proteolytic subunit, translated as MISNQLVPMVIEKTGRGERAFDIYSRLLKDRVIFLGGPVDDNSANLIIAQMLFLSNEESSSDIHFYINSPGGSVTAGLAIYDTMRFLRCPVATYCIGQAASMGAVLFAGGTKGKRYMLPNSRIMLHQPLISGVMQGTASDLEIEAKEIIRLRKLIYEILSEHSGVKPEKIEKDCDRNLWLEAQESINYGLADKVLTKAPSTGK; from the coding sequence ATGATATCGAACCAACTTGTTCCAATGGTAATTGAAAAGACCGGCCGGGGAGAGCGGGCCTTTGACATATACTCGCGCCTTCTCAAAGACAGGGTCATATTCCTTGGCGGGCCTGTGGATGACAACTCGGCGAATCTGATTATCGCCCAGATGCTGTTTTTGAGCAACGAGGAAAGCAGCAGCGATATTCACTTTTATATAAACTCTCCCGGCGGCTCGGTTACTGCCGGATTGGCGATTTATGACACGATGCGTTTTCTCCGCTGCCCGGTAGCCACATACTGCATCGGCCAGGCGGCAAGCATGGGAGCGGTTCTCTTCGCCGGCGGCACAAAAGGCAAACGCTACATGCTGCCAAACAGCCGGATAATGCTGCATCAGCCGCTGATAAGCGGAGTTATGCAGGGCACGGCAAGCGATCTCGAGATAGAGGCAAAAGAGATAATTCGTTTGAGGAAGCTAATTTATGAAATACTCTCGGAGCATTCCGGCGTAAAACCGGAAAAAATAGAGAAAGACTGCGACAGAAATCTCTGGCTCGAGGCTCAGGAATCAATCAATTACGGTCTCGCTGATAAGGTGCTCACAAAGGCACCCTCAACAGGTAAATAA